The Halobacterium litoreum genome includes a region encoding these proteins:
- a CDS encoding chorismate mutase, translating to MEDTPRDGPTDDDADDRRPDDMSLEELRDEIREIDREIVDLIARRTYVAETIADVKADRGMATTDESQEEAVMERAGENAEAFDVEPNLVKAIFRLLIELNKVEQRESR from the coding sequence ATGGAAGACACACCCCGGGACGGTCCGACTGACGACGACGCAGACGACCGGCGCCCGGACGACATGAGCCTCGAGGAACTGCGCGACGAAATCAGAGAGATAGACCGCGAAATCGTCGACCTCATCGCGCGACGCACGTACGTCGCCGAGACCATCGCCGACGTGAAAGCCGACCGCGGGATGGCGACCACCGACGAATCCCAGGAGGAAGCCGTGATGGAGCGCGCCGGCGAGAACGCCGAAGCGTTCGACGTCGAACCGAACCTCGTGAAAGCCATCTTCCGACTGCTCATCGAACTGAACAAAGTGGAGCAGCGCGAGAGTCGGTAG
- a CDS encoding shikimate kinase — protein sequence MDGRAVAPAAGTVLNALANGLGSAFALDFDVEASVTLGASGGDVTGDVAGHPDADTALVERCVALTTDRYGDGEGGRVETDSEIPLASGLKSSSAAANATVLATLDALGRADDVARVDAARLGVQAARDVGVTVTGAFDDATASMLGGLTLTDNREDELVFRDEVDWDAVVWTPPEQSFSADADVARCERVAPIADHVAALAERGDYGTAMTLNGFAFCAALDHPADPIVDALPNADGASLSGTGPSYVAVGGADALTEVHEQWKTHPGTVRLTTTQTTGARTT from the coding sequence ATGGACGGTCGCGCAGTCGCGCCAGCCGCCGGCACCGTGTTGAACGCGCTGGCGAACGGCCTCGGCTCGGCGTTCGCGCTCGACTTCGACGTGGAGGCGTCGGTCACCCTCGGCGCCAGCGGCGGCGACGTGACCGGCGACGTCGCCGGCCACCCGGACGCCGACACCGCGCTCGTCGAGCGCTGTGTCGCGCTGACGACCGACCGGTACGGCGATGGCGAGGGCGGGCGCGTCGAGACGGACAGCGAGATTCCGCTCGCCTCCGGCCTGAAGAGTTCGAGCGCGGCGGCCAACGCCACCGTGCTCGCGACCCTCGACGCGCTCGGCCGCGCCGACGACGTGGCTCGCGTGGACGCGGCGCGACTCGGCGTGCAGGCCGCCCGCGACGTCGGCGTCACCGTCACCGGCGCGTTCGACGACGCGACGGCGAGCATGCTCGGCGGCCTCACGCTCACCGACAACCGCGAGGACGAACTCGTCTTCCGGGACGAAGTCGACTGGGACGCCGTCGTGTGGACGCCGCCCGAGCAGTCGTTCTCGGCGGACGCCGACGTCGCGCGCTGCGAGCGCGTCGCCCCCATCGCGGACCACGTCGCCGCCCTCGCCGAGCGCGGCGACTACGGCACCGCGATGACGCTAAACGGCTTCGCCTTCTGCGCGGCGCTCGACCATCCCGCCGACCCCATCGTGGACGCGCTCCCGAACGCCGACGGCGCGTCCCTCTCGGGCACCGGCCCGAGTTACGTCGCGGTCGGCGGCGCGGACGCACTCACGGAGGTACACGAACAATGGAAGACACACCCCGGGACGGTCCGACTGACGACGACGCAGACGACCGGCGCCCGGACGACATGA
- a CDS encoding DUF5796 family protein, with the protein MSARNDIAPSTLGVELAEEGVYVEYTDGRRAFYNGVPEKVTGTVRTNPGKDVHVLVTDPTETEGVLVYVNDLKTHDDILESTGVGRVLLDPGEEEELFPGVEVRADGYAVEVEADPEEARGRVFVFEEDELGEYAYELFADDE; encoded by the coding sequence ATGAGCGCCCGGAACGACATCGCACCGAGCACGCTCGGCGTCGAACTCGCTGAGGAGGGAGTCTACGTCGAGTACACCGACGGGCGCCGCGCGTTCTACAACGGCGTCCCCGAGAAGGTCACCGGCACCGTCCGCACGAACCCCGGGAAGGACGTCCACGTCCTCGTCACCGACCCGACGGAGACGGAGGGCGTGCTCGTCTACGTGAACGACCTGAAGACCCACGACGACATCCTCGAATCGACCGGCGTCGGGCGCGTGCTGCTCGACCCCGGCGAGGAAGAGGAGTTGTTCCCCGGCGTCGAGGTGCGTGCCGACGGCTACGCCGTGGAAGTCGAGGCCGACCCCGAGGAGGCGCGGGGCCGCGTCTTCGTCTTCGAGGAGGACGAACTCGGCGAGTACGCTTACGAACTGTTCGCCGACGACGAGTAG
- a CDS encoding DUF7128 family protein: MVEETERDGMVWYRCEECGLMFDDEGDARQHESNCDAEEPSYLQ; encoded by the coding sequence ATGGTCGAGGAGACAGAGCGGGACGGCATGGTTTGGTACCGCTGCGAGGAGTGCGGGCTGATGTTCGACGACGAGGGCGACGCTCGCCAACACGAGTCGAACTGCGACGCGGAAGAGCCCTCGTACCTGCAGTAG
- a CDS encoding ATP-binding cassette domain-containing protein — translation MLEANGVTKTYDGTTALDDVSVSFGEGLHCVAGPNGSGKTTLMRVFAGLTRPDTGTVSTPESFGYAFQVPNVYPDLTVDENLDVFASLVGADDAWRERLVERLRLGPERDRTATDLSGGYRKKLDLALALLKRPDALVLDEPLADLDPATSRRLVAVATAYAEDHCVLACTHNLDAFADAYETLTVLVDGAVRGEWAREELSDGPASAYDGLLADVQPNWGNGF, via the coding sequence ATGCTGGAAGCCAACGGCGTCACGAAGACGTACGACGGCACGACCGCCCTCGACGACGTGAGCGTCTCGTTCGGCGAGGGATTGCACTGCGTGGCCGGCCCGAACGGCTCCGGGAAGACGACGCTGATGCGCGTGTTCGCGGGGCTCACGCGGCCCGACACGGGAACCGTTTCGACGCCCGAATCGTTCGGGTACGCGTTCCAGGTGCCGAACGTCTACCCCGACCTCACGGTCGACGAGAACCTGGACGTGTTCGCCTCGCTCGTCGGCGCCGACGACGCGTGGCGCGAACGCCTCGTCGAGCGCCTGCGCCTCGGCCCGGAGCGCGACCGGACCGCCACCGACCTCTCCGGGGGCTACCGGAAGAAACTCGACCTCGCGCTCGCGCTCCTCAAGCGCCCGGACGCGCTCGTGTTGGACGAACCGCTCGCGGACTTAGACCCCGCGACGAGTCGCCGTCTCGTCGCCGTCGCCACCGCGTACGCCGAGGACCACTGCGTGCTCGCGTGTACGCACAATCTCGACGCGTTCGCCGACGCCTACGAGACGCTGACCGTGCTCGTGGACGGCGCGGTGCGCGGCGAGTGGGCGCGCGAAGAACTCTCTGACGGCCCGGCGTCGGCCTACGACGGGCTGCTCGCGGACGTGCAACCGAACTGGGGTAACGGTTTTTAG
- a CDS encoding ABC transporter permease, with product MDLSSLLGKELTWGRHKLLALGTILVVLPAAFAYATFGFQSVLPTDAPVAIAPQTAAVATGDLSIARAAITIFSDPQTFDSQAAAMRALNREQVYAVVSVPPNLTDESLGAAEFTVYVEGSVVPYHKPSQALTSIVSYSLDSTLPRGAVANRAVVGEQYRLSTYLVPTFVVTLVSLVALAYLPYTFDNEAAVLDRLRVESSLYAVVASKLTFFSALMVVPLLTFDAMSVISGANVRVLGPGTLLVTVLLFVLLGLVGATVMFLLGFGAWARIANLVVMLFVLGFSGVAYPVGFFSPARRWLVRHVPTHYAAIATRGFVLRDDPIALYADWLLGLVGAIAVAALAFVGSVKLYERRT from the coding sequence ATGGACCTCTCGTCCCTGCTCGGCAAGGAGCTGACGTGGGGACGACACAAACTGCTCGCGCTCGGAACCATTCTCGTGGTGTTGCCCGCGGCGTTCGCGTACGCGACGTTCGGCTTCCAGAGCGTGCTGCCGACGGACGCCCCGGTCGCCATCGCGCCGCAGACGGCCGCGGTGGCGACCGGCGACCTCTCGATCGCGCGCGCCGCCATCACCATCTTCAGCGACCCGCAGACGTTCGACTCGCAGGCGGCGGCGATGCGCGCGCTCAACCGCGAACAGGTGTACGCCGTCGTGTCGGTGCCGCCGAACCTCACGGACGAGTCACTCGGCGCGGCGGAGTTCACGGTGTACGTCGAGGGGAGCGTCGTCCCCTACCACAAGCCCTCGCAGGCATTGACGAGCATCGTCTCGTACAGCCTCGACAGCACGCTCCCGCGGGGCGCGGTCGCGAACCGGGCGGTCGTCGGGGAACAGTACCGGCTGTCGACGTACCTCGTGCCGACGTTCGTCGTGACGCTCGTGTCGCTGGTGGCGCTCGCGTACCTGCCGTACACGTTCGACAACGAGGCCGCGGTCCTCGACCGACTCCGCGTCGAGTCGTCGCTGTACGCCGTGGTCGCGAGCAAACTGACGTTCTTCTCCGCGCTGATGGTCGTCCCGCTGCTGACCTTCGACGCGATGAGCGTGATTTCGGGCGCGAACGTCCGCGTGCTCGGCCCCGGAACCCTACTCGTGACGGTGTTGCTGTTCGTGTTGCTCGGTCTCGTCGGCGCGACCGTGATGTTCCTGCTCGGGTTCGGCGCGTGGGCGCGCATCGCCAACCTCGTCGTGATGCTGTTCGTGCTCGGGTTCTCGGGGGTGGCGTACCCGGTGGGCTTTTTCTCGCCGGCGCGCCGGTGGCTCGTCCGCCACGTCCCGACGCACTACGCGGCCATCGCGACCCGCGGGTTCGTCCTGCGCGACGACCCGATAGCGCTGTACGCCGACTGGCTCCTCGGTCTCGTCGGCGCCATCGCCGTCGCCGCGCTGGCGTTCGTCGGGTCCGTGAAACTGTACGAGAGGCGAACCTGA
- a CDS encoding GNAT family N-acetyltransferase produces the protein MDDSLVAMWPRGLRPPTVAMPEGYALRTTDIAGDDEDAVASLVGEGTVADYRNRALPNGWFVAVERATNRIVGTCAALHDPDGEDPRFPFGGRVAALAVDSAHRERGVGRALAAAATRRLLDAGYDSVRVRAPASATPALHVAVTAGYAPCVVADGDVGRWRAAFDAIGLPFDPSQCVRHDGDSGA, from the coding sequence ATGGACGATTCGCTCGTCGCGATGTGGCCCCGCGGCCTGCGCCCGCCGACGGTGGCGATGCCCGAGGGCTACGCGCTGCGCACGACCGATATCGCGGGGGACGACGAGGACGCCGTCGCGTCGCTCGTCGGCGAGGGGACGGTCGCCGACTACCGGAACCGCGCGCTCCCGAACGGGTGGTTCGTCGCCGTCGAACGCGCGACGAACCGCATCGTCGGCACCTGCGCCGCGCTCCACGACCCGGACGGCGAGGACCCCCGCTTTCCGTTCGGCGGTCGGGTCGCCGCGCTCGCCGTCGATTCGGCGCACCGAGAGCGGGGCGTCGGACGCGCGCTCGCGGCGGCCGCGACGCGACGCCTGCTCGACGCCGGCTACGACAGCGTTCGGGTACGCGCACCGGCGTCGGCGACGCCAGCGCTCCACGTCGCGGTCACGGCAGGCTACGCGCCCTGCGTCGTCGCGGACGGCGACGTCGGCCGGTGGCGGGCGGCGTTCGACGCCATCGGACTGCCGTTCGACCCCTCGCAGTGTGTGAGACACGACGGGGATTCGGGTGCGTGA
- a CDS encoding DEAD/DEAH box helicase has product MSESRGMDAFSHLGSDVRAALSERGFSTPTEPQRRAIPALADGQNGLVVAPTGTGKTETAMLPVLNSIVEEGAPEGFAALYVTPLRALNRDMRERLDWWGETLGVDVDVRHGDTTDYQRQKQANDPPDVLVTTPETLQAMLSGEKLREGLEDVRHVVVDEVHELAGAKRGAQLSIGLERLVELAGNFQRIGLSATVGDPEEVGKFLTGDRGCEIVEVDVASKVEFSVRQPEVTRQDERVGNELMTSPEMASHVRAIREIVDDHDSVLIFVNTRQTAEALGSRFKELGANIGVHHGSLSKDARIEVEDQFKAGELDGLLCTSSMELGIDVGRIDHVVQYSSPREVARLLQRVGRAGHRRDEVSEGTVITGNPDDAFEALAIARRAKAGEVETTQIHHGSLDTVANQIVGLAMDFGDVSARRAYDIVTRAYPFADLDETAFREVAMELHGNRVVYVDEDADTISKSGGTWQYYYANLSMIPDEETYDVYDMAAGRQVGTLDERFVVNFVEPGATFVQRGEMWRITNIDEEEQEVNVSPIEDPAGEVPSWTGQEIPVPYDVAQEVGEMRDVASDQFADGGTREGVAREFTTRYPTDDYTAGEALEQVDRHVDAGAPVPSDDRIVVEQAAQTIVVNACLGHEANETLGRLLSALLGQRTGSSVGLDVGPYRIELEVPARVSANDVVDLLRETDPDHVEPLLELSLKQSETLKFTLAQVAAKFGALKRWKGRDGVGLSRLLGALEDTPVYDEAIREVFHTDLDVARASAVLEAIQSGDLEVEIVGERTAVGSGGRSSGQELLTPENADASVVQAVGDRIREDRVNLFCVHCRDWEHETKVRRVSDQPECPRCGSTRIAALSPWADDVVKAVRADDKDEEQEKQTERAFRNASIVQSHGKRAVVALSARGVGPQNAARVINRHREDEADFYRDILEREREYARTKAFW; this is encoded by the coding sequence ATGAGCGAGTCGCGGGGGATGGACGCGTTCTCGCATCTCGGAAGCGACGTGCGCGCGGCGCTCTCGGAGCGCGGCTTCTCGACGCCGACGGAGCCACAGCGGCGCGCGATTCCGGCGCTCGCTGACGGGCAAAACGGCCTCGTCGTCGCGCCGACGGGCACCGGGAAGACCGAGACGGCGATGCTCCCCGTGTTGAACAGTATCGTCGAGGAGGGAGCGCCGGAGGGGTTCGCGGCGCTGTACGTGACGCCGCTCCGGGCGCTGAACCGCGACATGCGCGAGCGACTCGACTGGTGGGGGGAGACGCTGGGCGTGGACGTGGACGTGCGCCACGGCGACACGACGGACTATCAGCGCCAGAAGCAGGCCAACGACCCGCCCGACGTGCTGGTGACGACGCCGGAGACCCTGCAGGCGATGCTCTCCGGGGAGAAACTCCGGGAGGGGCTCGAAGACGTGCGCCACGTCGTCGTGGACGAGGTACACGAACTCGCGGGCGCGAAACGCGGCGCGCAGTTGTCGATAGGACTGGAGCGACTCGTGGAGTTGGCGGGAAACTTCCAGCGCATCGGGCTGTCGGCGACGGTCGGCGACCCCGAGGAAGTCGGGAAGTTCCTCACCGGCGACCGCGGGTGTGAAATCGTGGAAGTGGACGTGGCGTCGAAAGTCGAGTTCTCGGTGCGCCAGCCCGAGGTGACACGACAGGACGAGCGCGTCGGCAACGAACTGATGACGAGCCCGGAGATGGCGAGTCACGTGCGCGCCATCCGGGAAATCGTGGACGACCACGACTCGGTGCTGATTTTCGTGAACACCCGGCAGACGGCCGAAGCGCTCGGGTCGCGGTTCAAGGAACTGGGCGCGAACATCGGCGTCCACCACGGCAGTCTCTCGAAAGACGCGCGAATCGAGGTCGAAGACCAGTTCAAGGCCGGCGAACTGGACGGGCTGCTCTGTACGTCCTCGATGGAACTCGGCATCGACGTGGGGCGCATCGACCACGTCGTGCAGTACTCGTCGCCCCGCGAAGTCGCGCGCCTCCTCCAGCGCGTCGGGCGCGCCGGCCACCGCAGAGACGAGGTGAGCGAGGGCACGGTCATCACGGGAAATCCCGACGACGCGTTCGAGGCGCTCGCCATCGCGCGCCGGGCGAAGGCCGGCGAGGTGGAGACCACCCAGATTCACCACGGGAGCCTCGACACGGTGGCGAACCAAATCGTGGGGCTGGCGATGGACTTCGGCGACGTGTCGGCGCGGCGCGCGTACGACATCGTCACCCGAGCCTATCCGTTCGCGGACCTCGACGAGACGGCGTTCCGGGAGGTGGCGATGGAACTCCACGGGAACCGCGTCGTCTACGTCGACGAGGACGCCGACACCATCTCCAAATCGGGCGGGACGTGGCAGTACTACTACGCGAACCTCTCGATGATTCCCGACGAGGAGACCTACGACGTGTACGACATGGCGGCGGGCCGGCAGGTCGGCACGCTCGACGAGCGCTTCGTCGTGAACTTCGTGGAACCGGGCGCGACGTTCGTCCAGCGCGGCGAGATGTGGCGCATCACGAACATCGACGAGGAGGAACAGGAGGTCAACGTCTCGCCAATCGAGGACCCGGCGGGCGAGGTGCCGTCGTGGACCGGCCAGGAGATTCCCGTCCCCTACGACGTGGCCCAAGAGGTCGGCGAGATGCGCGACGTCGCGAGCGACCAGTTCGCCGACGGCGGGACGAGGGAGGGGGTCGCTCGGGAGTTCACGACGCGGTATCCGACCGACGACTACACCGCGGGCGAGGCCCTCGAACAGGTCGACCGGCACGTCGACGCCGGCGCGCCCGTGCCGAGCGACGACCGCATCGTCGTCGAGCAGGCCGCCCAGACCATCGTCGTGAACGCGTGTCTCGGCCACGAGGCCAACGAGACGCTCGGGCGCCTGCTGTCCGCGCTCCTCGGCCAGCGTACCGGCTCCTCGGTGGGGCTGGACGTGGGCCCGTACCGCATCGAGTTGGAGGTGCCGGCGCGCGTCAGCGCGAACGACGTGGTCGACCTGCTCCGGGAGACGGACCCAGACCACGTCGAACCCCTGCTCGAACTCAGCCTCAAGCAGTCCGAGACGCTGAAGTTCACGCTCGCGCAGGTCGCCGCGAAGTTCGGCGCGCTCAAGCGCTGGAAGGGCCGAGACGGCGTCGGCCTCTCCCGCCTGCTCGGCGCGCTCGAAGACACGCCTGTCTACGACGAAGCGATTCGCGAGGTGTTCCACACCGACCTGGACGTAGCGCGCGCGAGCGCCGTCCTCGAAGCCATCCAATCGGGCGACCTCGAAGTCGAAATCGTCGGCGAGCGCACCGCCGTTGGCTCGGGCGGCCGGTCGTCGGGGCAGGAACTCCTGACGCCCGAGAACGCCGACGCGAGCGTCGTGCAGGCCGTCGGCGACCGCATTCGCGAGGACCGCGTGAACCTGTTCTGCGTCCACTGCCGGGACTGGGAACACGAGACGAAAGTCCGGCGCGTCTCAGACCAGCCGGAGTGCCCGCGCTGCGGGTCGACCCGAATCGCCGCCCTGTCGCCGTGGGCCGACGACGTGGTGAAAGCGGTGCGCGCCGACGACAAGGACGAGGAACAGGAGAAGCAGACCGAGCGCGCGTTCCGGAACGCGAGCATCGTCCAGAGCCACGGGAAGCGCGCCGTCGTCGCGCTGTCGGCGCGCGGCGTCGGACCCCAGAACGCCGCTCGCGTCATCAACCGCCACCGCGAGGACGAGGCGGACTTCTACCGGGACATCCTCGAACGCGAACGCGAGTACGCCCGCACCAAGGCGTTCTGGTAG
- a CDS encoding metallophosphoesterase translates to MALVEPVPGAPAAVAHVGSSTDDRALVVADYHAGIERSLRREGVEVRSRATQRRERLCRLAEENRVDRVVFLGDLGHAIGTPEGREREEIADLLDALDVPVTLVVGNHDGGIAGEFDVDVTPPEGTRIGDVGFAHGHTWPSRDVLEAETVCVGHEHPAVRLEDDVGGTRVERAWLRGPLNPTPFEEHYGEPVDARGDLAVFPAFNDLSGGTWVNVDGQEFLAPFLPDGWSRADLFLLDGTRLGRYDRV, encoded by the coding sequence ATGGCGCTCGTCGAACCGGTCCCCGGCGCGCCCGCGGCAGTCGCGCACGTCGGGAGCAGTACGGACGACCGGGCGCTGGTGGTCGCGGACTACCACGCGGGCATCGAGCGCTCGCTCCGCCGCGAGGGCGTCGAGGTGCGGAGTCGCGCGACCCAGCGCCGCGAGCGCCTCTGTCGCCTCGCCGAGGAGAACCGCGTCGACCGCGTGGTGTTCCTCGGCGACCTCGGGCACGCCATCGGGACGCCCGAAGGCCGAGAGCGCGAGGAGATTGCGGACCTCTTGGACGCACTCGACGTGCCGGTGACGCTCGTCGTCGGGAACCACGACGGCGGCATCGCCGGCGAGTTCGACGTGGACGTGACGCCGCCCGAGGGAACGCGAATCGGCGACGTGGGGTTCGCGCACGGCCACACGTGGCCGAGCAGGGACGTCCTCGAAGCCGAGACGGTCTGCGTCGGGCACGAGCATCCCGCAGTGCGACTGGAGGACGACGTGGGCGGCACGCGCGTCGAGCGCGCGTGGCTCCGCGGCCCCCTGAACCCGACTCCCTTCGAGGAACACTACGGCGAACCCGTGGACGCGCGCGGCGACCTCGCTGTCTTCCCGGCGTTCAACGACCTCTCCGGCGGGACGTGGGTGAACGTCGACGGGCAGGAATTCCTCGCGCCGTTCCTCCCCGACGGGTGGTCGCGCGCCGACCTGTTCCTGCTGGACGGCACGCGACTCGGGCGGTACGACCGCGTCTGA
- a CDS encoding RPA family protein codes for MSESEEVNRREVAYRLFAAEFDDADFSYAESDEERAPNYVVTPTGARVNRVFVVGVLTEVEQVNEDVVRARIVDPTGAFVVYAGQYQPEALAALESADTPSFVAVTGKARTFEPDDADVVYTSIRPESVSEVDAETRDRWVVSTAEQTVDRVATMAVAHERVERGDSLRDVLDSAGVEHGLAAGIPLALDHYGTTPAYLAAVRDLALDAARVVAGDVDAAGELDLAPGEGGDEPLSFAADLDADADAVGTESDAEADAEAGEATETTADADSDESGSASEAEVADEAGESDETESEAEPESEESEPADVSPEPSAETPSPDEVAAEAAPDADGESDDDGEADSEPDETEDDAAPAEQADAADDGEMYELSEEERQEVEENFDVGFSSGDEIPDAGEADIDAPDPEDGAEAEAEASDGDAEPAEEEVAADGDDLGDFDDGDDEDDLDDFTESEYDEPDSEAEDDESPPPDLDLEDYVVDLMEQLDDGDGAPRDEVVTTAADDLDADEGEIEDAIQAALMGGRCYESGDDHLKAI; via the coding sequence ATGAGTGAATCCGAGGAGGTCAACCGACGCGAGGTCGCTTACCGACTGTTCGCGGCGGAGTTCGACGACGCCGACTTCTCGTACGCCGAGTCTGACGAGGAGCGCGCGCCGAACTACGTGGTGACGCCGACCGGCGCGCGCGTCAACCGCGTGTTCGTGGTGGGCGTCCTGACCGAAGTCGAGCAGGTCAACGAGGACGTGGTGCGCGCCCGCATCGTCGACCCGACGGGCGCGTTCGTCGTCTACGCGGGCCAGTACCAGCCGGAAGCGCTCGCGGCGCTCGAATCCGCGGACACGCCGTCGTTCGTCGCGGTGACCGGGAAGGCCCGAACCTTCGAACCGGACGACGCCGACGTGGTCTACACGTCGATTCGCCCGGAGTCCGTCAGCGAAGTCGACGCCGAGACCCGCGACCGCTGGGTGGTCTCGACGGCCGAGCAGACGGTCGACCGCGTCGCGACGATGGCGGTCGCCCACGAGCGCGTGGAGCGCGGCGACAGCCTCCGCGACGTGCTCGATTCGGCGGGCGTCGAACACGGCCTCGCGGCGGGCATCCCGCTCGCGCTCGACCACTACGGCACGACGCCGGCGTACCTCGCCGCGGTCCGTGACCTCGCGCTCGACGCCGCGCGCGTCGTCGCGGGCGACGTGGACGCTGCAGGCGAACTCGACCTCGCACCCGGCGAGGGCGGCGACGAACCCCTGTCGTTCGCAGCCGACCTCGACGCCGACGCGGACGCTGTCGGGACCGAGTCGGACGCGGAAGCGGACGCCGAAGCGGGCGAAGCCACCGAGACGACGGCGGACGCAGATTCGGACGAGTCCGGGTCGGCGTCCGAGGCCGAGGTCGCCGACGAGGCGGGCGAATCGGACGAGACTGAATCCGAAGCCGAACCGGAATCCGAGGAGAGCGAACCGGCAGACGTCTCGCCAGAGCCGTCGGCGGAGACGCCGTCGCCGGACGAAGTGGCGGCGGAAGCGGCGCCCGACGCGGACGGCGAGTCCGACGACGACGGCGAAGCGGACAGCGAACCGGACGAGACCGAGGACGACGCGGCGCCCGCGGAGCAGGCCGACGCCGCGGACGACGGCGAGATGTACGAACTCTCCGAGGAGGAACGCCAGGAGGTCGAGGAGAACTTCGACGTCGGGTTCTCGTCGGGCGACGAGATTCCGGACGCCGGCGAGGCCGACATCGACGCGCCCGACCCCGAGGACGGCGCCGAGGCCGAGGCAGAGGCGTCGGACGGCGACGCCGAACCCGCGGAGGAGGAGGTGGCCGCGGACGGCGACGACCTCGGTGACTTCGACGACGGCGACGACGAGGACGACCTCGACGACTTCACCGAGTCCGAATACGACGAACCCGACTCCGAGGCCGAGGACGACGAGTCACCGCCACCGGACCTCGACCTCGAGGACTACGTCGTCGACCTGATGGAGCAACTGGACGACGGCGACGGCGCGCCCCGCGACGAGGTCGTGACGACGGCAGCCGACGACCTTGACGCCGACGAGGGCGAAATCGAGGACGCGATTCAGGCGGCGCTGATGGGCGGACGCTGTTACGAGTCCGGCGACGACCACCTGAAAGCCATCTGA
- a CDS encoding Single-stranded DNA binding protein: MNIDDHAEELASDLGVDKAEVKENLQNLVEYSVPVEEAKRSLRRKYGDEGGSSSGGPTAVDIADIGPDSGNVTVTAKVLTAGQRSIRYQGDDHVIREGELADETGTISYTAWEDFGLEAGDTATIGNASVREWEGNPELNFGESSTVSKAEDFDVPYEVGGDRALADLSPGDRGRNVEAKVTEVEERTIDGRDGETEILSGVLGDESARLPFTDWDPHAEITEGASIRAEDVYVREFRGVPSVNVSEFSTVTELDREVEVGGPTRLSIREAVERGGAYDVELVGNVIEVRDGSGLIQRCPECGRVVQKGQCRQHGDVDGEDDLRVKAILDDGTDTVTAVLDRDLTEEVYGGGIEDARQQARDAMDQEVVADTISEKLVGSEYRVRGHLSVDEYGANLETIEFAASDDDPAERARAFLQEVEA, from the coding sequence ATGAACATCGACGATCACGCCGAGGAGCTCGCCTCCGACCTCGGTGTAGACAAAGCGGAGGTCAAAGAGAACTTGCAGAACCTCGTGGAGTACAGCGTGCCCGTGGAGGAGGCAAAGCGGAGCCTCCGGCGGAAGTACGGCGACGAGGGCGGGAGTTCCTCGGGCGGCCCGACCGCCGTCGACATCGCGGACATCGGCCCCGACTCGGGGAACGTCACCGTCACCGCGAAGGTCCTGACGGCGGGCCAGCGCTCGATTCGCTATCAGGGCGACGACCACGTCATCCGAGAGGGCGAACTCGCCGACGAGACCGGGACTATCTCCTACACGGCGTGGGAGGACTTCGGCCTCGAAGCCGGCGACACCGCCACCATCGGGAACGCGAGCGTCCGCGAGTGGGAGGGGAACCCCGAACTGAACTTCGGGGAGTCCTCGACCGTGAGCAAGGCCGAGGACTTCGACGTGCCCTACGAGGTGGGCGGCGACCGCGCGCTCGCCGACCTGTCGCCGGGCGACCGCGGGCGGAACGTCGAGGCGAAAGTCACGGAAGTCGAGGAGCGCACCATCGACGGCCGGGACGGCGAGACCGAGATTCTCTCGGGCGTGCTCGGCGACGAGTCCGCGCGCCTGCCGTTCACGGACTGGGACCCGCACGCGGAAATCACCGAGGGCGCGTCGATTCGCGCCGAGGACGTCTACGTCCGGGAGTTCCGGGGCGTGCCGTCGGTGAACGTCTCGGAGTTCTCGACCGTCACCGAACTCGACCGCGAGGTCGAGGTCGGCGGTCCCACCCGGCTCTCGATTCGGGAGGCCGTCGAGCGCGGCGGCGCGTACGACGTCGAACTCGTCGGGAACGTCATCGAGGTGCGGGACGGCTCCGGGCTCATCCAGCGCTGCCCCGAGTGCGGGCGCGTCGTCCAGAAGGGTCAGTGCCGCCAGCACGGCGACGTGGACGGCGAGGACGACCTGCGCGTGAAGGCGATTCTGGACGACGGCACCGACACCGTCACCGCCGTCCTCGACCGCGACCTCACGGAAGAAGTGTACGGCGGCGGCATCGAGGACGCGCGCCAGCAGGCCCGCGACGCGATGGACCAAGAGGTCGTCGCCGACACCATCAGCGAGAAACTGGTGGGTAGCGAGTACCGCGTGCGCGGCCACCTGTCCGTCGACGAGTACGGCGCGAACCTCGAGACCATCGAGTTCGCGGCGAGCGACGACGACCCCGCCGAGCGTGCGCGGGCCTTCCTCCAGGAGGTGGAAGCATGA